The proteins below are encoded in one region of Methylophilales bacterium:
- a CDS encoding HAMP domain-containing protein: MKYLITSVAVIGLGFLILLAQSLSNTDLVSNDTFIILLVISSSFVVCLFLLIIFQVFKLLQSVRKEITGSKLTLRLVISFGLMVLVPVSIVYLVSVNFLTKSIESWFDVRVESALEGGLNLGQNTIDILIDDIELKGKSIAYAIANNPYEKREDILIDLREKFSISSAVLYKNDGSISAISETNPTIRSSTISLEDIRRVMNGYFGRIEETKNKNLILKAFIPIFYNDTNQKIDLIGLEEILMLSQPVPESISNMAISVESVFEEYQQLRYSRNSLKIIYTLTLTIVLMLAILTSVAISFVLSRRFTRPLSLLSEATNQIAKGNYKKIIPEVGKDELGTLVKSFNSMTYQLDTATKNSKKNRKRLEEARAFLDATLTNLATSIVVIDKNINIKLYNKSAAKLLNFKLSNMVGENLKNAIRDMQKFQMVNSFIEESLGKKNKSKDTSKEIVIGTQEDKKTLILKLSALREGSGISYILVLEDISTVAKAQRQIAWSEIARRLAHEIKNPLTPIQLSAERVQNKIIDKLNEADKELLNKSTNTIIKQVDALKLMVNEFTEYSRTPSIVRKAVNITELIDEISYLYSGQNIEIKKNYPKKIKEIKIDENKFRQVLINIFDNSKAATENIKNPEIITTVKYNKDFIKLKFKDNGIGIPKEIIDKIYEPYVTSKKTGTGLGLAIVNKIIEEHSGNIEINNTKPNGVCILITLPLMEIKNG, translated from the coding sequence ATGAAGTACCTAATTACATCAGTAGCTGTCATTGGATTAGGTTTTTTAATTCTTTTAGCACAGTCATTATCGAATACTGACTTAGTATCAAATGATACTTTTATAATTTTACTGGTAATTTCTTCATCCTTTGTTGTTTGTCTATTTCTTCTTATCATTTTCCAAGTCTTCAAATTACTCCAAAGTGTAAGAAAAGAAATTACTGGTAGCAAATTAACATTACGATTAGTCATTTCATTTGGATTGATGGTTCTTGTTCCTGTGTCAATTGTATATTTGGTATCCGTAAATTTTCTAACAAAATCTATTGAGTCATGGTTTGACGTTCGTGTTGAGTCAGCCCTCGAAGGTGGTTTAAATCTTGGGCAAAATACAATAGACATTTTAATAGATGACATTGAATTGAAGGGGAAAAGCATTGCATATGCAATTGCAAACAACCCATATGAAAAAAGAGAAGACATCTTAATTGATTTAAGAGAAAAATTTAGTATATCAAGCGCGGTTTTATATAAAAATGATGGAAGTATATCTGCAATATCAGAAACTAATCCAACTATAAGGTCGTCAACTATAAGTCTCGAGGATATAAGAAGAGTAATGAATGGATATTTTGGAAGAATAGAAGAAACAAAAAATAAGAACCTAATTCTTAAAGCATTTATCCCAATTTTTTATAACGATACAAATCAAAAAATAGATTTGATTGGTTTAGAGGAAATATTAATGTTGTCTCAACCGGTTCCTGAGTCCATATCAAATATGGCAATTTCAGTCGAGTCAGTATTTGAAGAGTATCAGCAACTTAGATATAGTCGAAACTCATTAAAAATTATTTACACGTTAACATTAACAATCGTTCTCATGTTAGCAATTTTAACTTCGGTTGCAATTTCATTTGTTTTAAGTAGAAGATTTACAAGGCCACTATCACTACTATCCGAAGCAACAAATCAAATAGCAAAGGGAAATTATAAAAAAATAATACCAGAGGTAGGTAAGGATGAGTTGGGAACATTGGTCAAATCGTTTAACTCGATGACATATCAATTAGACACTGCCACAAAGAATTCAAAAAAAAATAGAAAGCGCTTAGAGGAGGCAAGAGCATTTTTAGATGCCACTCTTACAAATTTAGCAACCTCAATTGTAGTTATTGATAAAAATATCAATATAAAATTGTATAACAAGTCGGCAGCTAAGTTACTGAATTTTAAATTATCAAATATGGTTGGTGAGAATTTAAAAAATGCAATTAGAGATATGCAGAAATTTCAAATGGTGAATTCTTTCATTGAAGAATCATTAGGAAAAAAAAATAAGTCTAAAGATACATCAAAAGAAATTGTTATAGGCACGCAGGAAGATAAAAAAACTTTAATCTTAAAACTTTCAGCATTACGTGAAGGCTCGGGTATTTCCTATATTCTTGTATTAGAAGATATTTCAACAGTGGCCAAAGCTCAGAGGCAAATTGCCTGGAGTGAGATTGCAAGAAGATTAGCACATGAAATTAAGAACCCTTTAACTCCGATTCAGCTATCAGCTGAAAGAGTTCAAAATAAAATTATAGATAAGTTAAATGAGGCTGATAAAGAATTATTAAATAAATCAACCAATACAATAATTAAACAGGTAGATGCTTTAAAGTTAATGGTTAATGAATTTACCGAATATTCTCGCACTCCGAGCATTGTAAGAAAGGCTGTTAATATTACAGAGCTTATAGATGAAATTTCTTATTTATACTCTGGTCAGAATATTGAAATAAAAAAAAATTATCCTAAAAAAATTAAAGAAATAAAAATTGACGAAAATAAATTTAGGCAGGTATTAATAAATATTTTTGATAATTCGAAAGCAGCAACTGAAAATATAAAGAATCCCGAAATAATTACTACAGTAAAATACAATAAAGATTTTATCAAACTTAAATTTAAAGATAATGGGATAGGCATACCAAAGGAAATAATTGATAAAATTTATGAGCCATATGTCACATCTAAAAAAACAGGAACAGGTCTTGGATTGGCAATTGTAAATAAAATAATCGAAGAACATTCTGGCAATATAGAAATAAATAATACTAAACCAAACGGAGTATGCATATTAATCACTCTTCCTCTGATGGAGATTAAAAATGGCTAA
- a CDS encoding DUF4390 domain-containing protein — protein sequence MYYFRKNNLNLLLFFILIFNLSISLANRENKISISQIKLENNQENIVIDLQQSSQLSSKIIELLERGIPIVFNLKIDLIKEKKYWFDKVINQNNFVYQIKYFSLRKVFEVIDINGNKKIFEDEQEAIKNLLSDKEIIIKKNSHLDNTKLKIWVELDKKRLPKAIQADIFNKSWDAGSNTIIFDMNKL from the coding sequence ATGTACTATTTCAGAAAAAATAATTTAAATTTATTACTTTTTTTTATCCTTATCTTTAATCTGAGCATATCACTTGCAAACAGAGAAAATAAAATTAGTATAAGTCAAATTAAGCTAGAAAATAACCAAGAAAATATTGTTATTGATCTGCAGCAAAGCTCGCAATTATCGTCAAAAATTATAGAGCTTCTTGAGAGAGGTATTCCAATTGTCTTTAATCTAAAAATTGACTTAATCAAAGAAAAAAAGTATTGGTTTGATAAGGTAATAAATCAGAATAATTTTGTATACCAAATTAAATATTTTTCACTAAGAAAAGTTTTTGAGGTTATTGATATAAATGGAAACAAAAAAATTTTTGAAGATGAACAAGAAGCTATTAAAAATTTACTAAGTGACAAAGAAATTATAATAAAAAAAAATAGTCACCTTGATAATACAAAATTAAAAATATGGGTAGAGCTTGATAAAAAAAGATTACCTAAAGCAATTCAGGCAGACATATTTAATAAGTCATGGGATGCAGGGTCTAACACAATAATTTTTGATATGAATAAATTATGA
- the rsmB gene encoding 16S rRNA (cytosine(967)-C(5))-methyltransferase RsmB, with translation MKEAQLTAAGIVMDVIEGKNLNKVFHKHSKENKINPKDISQIKDLVFGTLRSYGKTKFVINKLVKRTPSNPLILTLLHIALFQLIFNRSNSYTVVDQAVSASNKINKSHTRFINGVLRTFLREKESILEKAEKIDEAKYSYPIWWINLIKNEYPNYWNNILDIGNSHPPLIIRVNIKKGSISNYIKKLENHNIEHLYLGMEAILIKKPMPIDSLTGFKEGEVSIQDYGAQLATHLLDLKKNYNVLDACAAPGGKACHMNEIEEIKLTAVEADKQRVKKINENQKRLGHTFKVINSEIKAGNAWWDKKLFDRILLDAPCSASGIVRRHIDIKWLRRRDDLDYFHEKQLQLLRASWEMLKPLGKLLYVTCSIFEIENRSVINRFLKEEKTAVEIKIKFPKNVNVDDNQLLPSLIHDGLFYVLFQKK, from the coding sequence GTGAAAGAAGCTCAACTTACTGCCGCAGGAATAGTAATGGATGTAATAGAGGGCAAGAATTTAAATAAAGTTTTTCATAAACATTCAAAAGAAAATAAAATTAATCCGAAAGATATTTCTCAGATAAAAGATCTCGTTTTTGGTACCCTTCGCTCCTATGGGAAAACAAAATTTGTTATCAACAAATTAGTTAAAAGAACACCTTCTAATCCGTTAATTTTAACATTGCTCCATATCGCACTATTCCAACTCATTTTTAATCGATCAAATTCATATACAGTTGTAGACCAAGCTGTTTCAGCATCAAACAAGATAAATAAAAGTCATACTAGATTCATAAATGGTGTGCTTAGAACCTTTCTTAGAGAAAAGGAAAGTATCCTAGAAAAAGCTGAAAAGATTGATGAAGCAAAATATAGTTATCCTATATGGTGGATAAATCTGATAAAAAATGAATATCCAAATTACTGGAATAATATTCTTGATATAGGAAACTCACATCCACCTCTTATTATTAGAGTAAATATAAAAAAAGGAAGTATAAGCAACTACATTAAAAAATTAGAAAACCATAATATTGAGCACCTATATTTAGGCATGGAAGCAATATTAATAAAAAAACCAATGCCAATAGATTCTTTAACAGGTTTTAAAGAAGGGGAGGTTTCAATACAAGATTATGGAGCTCAACTCGCGACACATTTACTAGATTTAAAGAAAAATTATAATGTTTTAGATGCTTGCGCAGCTCCAGGGGGTAAAGCTTGTCACATGAATGAGATAGAAGAAATTAAATTGACAGCAGTAGAGGCCGACAAACAAAGAGTGAAAAAAATTAATGAAAACCAAAAAAGGCTTGGGCATACTTTTAAAGTAATTAATTCTGAAATTAAAGCTGGCAACGCATGGTGGGACAAAAAATTATTTGATAGAATTTTATTAGATGCACCATGTTCTGCATCTGGAATAGTAAGGAGACATATAGATATAAAATGGTTAAGAAGGCGTGATGATTTAGATTATTTCCACGAAAAGCAGCTTCAATTATTAAGAGCATCATGGGAGATGTTAAAGCCTTTAGGAAAACTCCTGTATGTTACCTGCTCAATATTTGAGATAGAGAATAGATCAGTAATAAATAGATTTTTAAAAGAAGAGAAAACTGCAGTAGAAATTAAAATTAAATTTCCAAAAAACGTGAATGTAGATGATAATCAGTTATTACCCTCACTAATTCATGACGGATTATTTTATGTACTATTTCAGAAAAAATAA
- the fmt gene encoding methionyl-tRNA formyltransferase → MSIKKISIIFAGTPEFAVPALEKINLAGFEIKLVLTQPDRKSGRGMNIKKSPVKQKSIELDVPLYQPEVLRNNKEAINKIISKKADILIVVAYGLIIPDEILNAFNGHIYNIHASLLPRWRGAAPIHRAIEAGDKETGITIMKIVNKLDAGPMVMKEKVSISGEDTTDSLSKKLSDIGSSLITTLLSNIERGKVIKLEKQNEENVTYAKKINKLEAIADFNNSPEVLCQKIRAFNPFPMVNINFEGKSLKIVKATIYNKEIKKNLAIGRLFLHGEDLLLKLTSGILKLDEVRLEGKKTMISSDFVKGHQVMKINSSNQ, encoded by the coding sequence ATGAGCATAAAAAAAATAAGTATTATTTTTGCTGGAACTCCAGAATTTGCTGTACCAGCATTAGAAAAAATCAATTTAGCTGGTTTTGAAATAAAATTGGTTTTGACGCAGCCTGATAGAAAGTCAGGTAGGGGTATGAATATTAAAAAAAGCCCTGTGAAGCAAAAATCAATTGAGCTTGACGTACCTCTTTATCAACCTGAAGTTTTAAGAAATAATAAGGAGGCCATAAATAAAATCATTTCAAAAAAAGCAGATATTTTAATTGTCGTAGCCTATGGCTTAATTATTCCAGACGAAATTTTAAATGCATTTAATGGGCATATATATAATATTCATGCTTCCCTGTTACCTAGGTGGCGAGGAGCTGCACCGATTCATAGAGCCATAGAGGCAGGAGATAAAGAAACGGGGATTACAATTATGAAGATTGTCAATAAACTTGATGCGGGGCCTATGGTTATGAAAGAAAAAGTATCTATTTCTGGAGAAGATACGACTGATTCTTTATCTAAAAAATTATCAGACATAGGATCATCATTGATCACTACTTTATTAAGTAATATTGAAAGAGGAAAAGTAATCAAGCTAGAAAAACAAAATGAAGAGAATGTTACTTATGCAAAAAAAATAAATAAATTAGAGGCTATCGCTGATTTTAATAATTCCCCTGAAGTTTTATGTCAAAAGATTAGGGCATTTAATCCATTCCCAATGGTTAATATTAATTTTGAAGGAAAGAGTTTGAAGATTGTTAAAGCGACAATTTATAATAAAGAAATTAAGAAAAATTTAGCTATAGGTAGATTATTCCTACATGGAGAAGACTTATTATTAAAGCTTACTTCAGGAATACTAAAATTAGACGAAGTTCGACTTGAAGGAAAGAAAACAATGATATCCTCAGATTTTGTAAAAGGGCATCAAGTCATGAAAATTAATTCATCTAATCAGTGA
- the def gene encoding peptide deformylase: MTTLNILKYPDPRLYKVASEVKIVDSKIKTLISAMAKTMYEAPGIGLAATQVDVHQRIIVIDISEDKDDLLVLINPVLLEKKGEKISQEGCLSVPEIFEKVERAELIKVSALDENAKRFELDAEGLLAVCIQHEMDHLEGKVFVDYLSNLKKSRIKKKLYKMSK, from the coding sequence ATGACAACATTAAATATTCTAAAATACCCTGATCCAAGGTTATACAAGGTTGCCAGTGAGGTAAAGATTGTTGATAGCAAAATTAAAACATTAATCTCAGCAATGGCTAAAACGATGTATGAAGCACCAGGAATAGGTTTGGCAGCAACGCAAGTAGATGTTCATCAGAGAATTATCGTCATTGATATATCTGAAGATAAGGATGATTTACTAGTGTTAATAAACCCAGTTCTGCTTGAAAAAAAGGGAGAGAAAATTAGTCAAGAAGGTTGCTTGTCTGTACCTGAAATTTTCGAAAAAGTTGAAAGGGCTGAATTGATCAAAGTATCTGCATTAGATGAAAATGCTAAAAGATTCGAATTAGATGCCGAAGGCTTGTTAGCTGTTTGTATTCAACATGAAATGGATCATCTGGAGGGAAAGGTATTTGTTGATTACTTGTCAAATTTAAAGAAAAGTAGAATAAAGAAAAAATTATATAAGATGAGTAAATGA
- a CDS encoding DUF494 domain-containing protein, translated as MLDLLIYLFENYISTKPKLNMNDITVELEEAGFNDKDISSAFDWFNHLEKISNGFELTNKDSLRVLSKKEYEKISNEAFTFLTFLLNAKILNSTEFEVILDQIMILNQKSINIDEMRWIVMMTLWKSGKENSYLFVEDSLFQNKRTELH; from the coding sequence ATGTTAGATCTACTCATTTATTTATTCGAAAATTACATCAGTACAAAACCTAAATTAAATATGAATGATATTACAGTTGAGCTTGAAGAAGCAGGCTTTAATGACAAAGATATTTCATCTGCGTTTGATTGGTTTAATCATTTGGAAAAAATTAGTAATGGTTTTGAGCTAACAAATAAAGACAGCTTAAGAGTTTTATCAAAAAAAGAATATGAGAAAATTTCTAATGAGGCTTTTACCTTTCTAACGTTTTTACTCAACGCAAAAATTCTTAATTCAACAGAATTTGAAGTAATTTTAGATCAAATTATGATTTTAAATCAAAAATCTATCAACATTGATGAAATGAGATGGATTGTTATGATGACATTATGGAAAAGTGGGAAAGAAAATAGCTATCTATTTGTCGAAGACTCACTATTTCAAAATAAACGCACCGAGCTTCATTAA